Proteins from a genomic interval of Symmachiella macrocystis:
- a CDS encoding NADH-quinone oxidoreductase subunit C, translated as MNATEIHKQLVEKFGDKIIAVDADALDPWIEVAPDAIVEVSTYLRDASELRFDGLNNLSGVDYFEPDEKKAAKFEHEPHLEVVYHLYSYTHKHFLTVKVKLPRWQNDQQGQLPEVPSVTGVWGIADWHERETYDLMGIHFSGHPNLRRILCPEDWVGHALRKDYDFPLEYHGVRN; from the coding sequence ATGAATGCCACAGAAATTCATAAGCAACTTGTTGAGAAATTCGGCGACAAAATCATCGCCGTCGACGCCGACGCTCTCGACCCCTGGATTGAAGTCGCCCCCGACGCGATTGTGGAAGTCAGCACATATTTACGAGACGCAAGCGAACTGCGATTCGACGGGCTGAACAATCTGAGTGGCGTGGACTACTTTGAACCGGACGAAAAGAAGGCAGCGAAGTTCGAACACGAGCCGCACCTAGAAGTCGTCTACCATCTATACAGTTACACGCACAAGCATTTTTTGACGGTCAAAGTCAAACTCCCCCGTTGGCAAAACGACCAGCAAGGACAATTGCCGGAAGTGCCCTCGGTGACCGGCGTGTGGGGCATCGCCGATTGGCACGAACGAGAAACCTACGACCTGATGGGTATCCACTTCAGTGGACACCCGAACTTGCGGCGAATTCTCTGCCCGGAAGATTGGGTCGGTCATGCGTTACGCAAAGATTACGACTTTCCGCTCGAGTACCACGGCGTTCGCAACTAA
- the trpD gene encoding anthranilate phosphoribosyltransferase codes for MSNFTDAILKLLQRQDLSAQEMRDCVGGIMDGQWTAAEIAALLTALRMKGEAVGEIVGAAQAMQERAVSVPSDKTGLLDTCGTGGDKLHTFNISTATAIVSAALGIPVAKHGNRSVSSSSGSADVLEALGVKVDVPVATVTECLDEIGIGFCFAPLMHGAMKHAAPIRRTLGFPTIFNLLGPLTNPARAEFQLLGASRNATAEILAAAVAELKRSRALVVCGNDELDEVSLWGTTLAWEVRGTEISQHEWSAASFGVDECSAADLRVESAEESAQVIQEIFSAEPGPHRDVVVANAAAALLAVGRTEDPMEAATTAAEAIDSRAAELVLAKLVAMTNAN; via the coding sequence ATGAGCAATTTCACCGACGCGATTTTAAAACTCTTGCAGCGCCAAGACCTTTCGGCCCAGGAAATGCGGGACTGTGTGGGCGGCATTATGGACGGCCAATGGACGGCCGCCGAGATCGCCGCACTGCTGACAGCCTTGCGGATGAAGGGCGAAGCTGTGGGTGAAATCGTCGGCGCGGCTCAAGCGATGCAGGAACGCGCCGTATCGGTTCCCAGCGACAAGACGGGATTGCTGGACACGTGCGGGACCGGGGGCGACAAATTACACACCTTCAATATCAGCACGGCGACGGCGATCGTCTCTGCGGCACTGGGGATCCCGGTTGCCAAGCACGGCAATCGCAGTGTGTCCAGTTCGAGCGGATCGGCGGACGTGTTAGAGGCCTTGGGCGTTAAAGTCGACGTTCCCGTGGCGACCGTCACAGAATGCCTGGATGAAATCGGCATCGGGTTTTGCTTCGCACCATTGATGCACGGAGCCATGAAACATGCCGCACCAATCCGCCGAACCTTGGGGTTTCCGACGATTTTCAATCTGCTGGGACCGCTGACCAATCCGGCCCGTGCTGAATTTCAACTGCTGGGGGCCAGTCGCAACGCGACCGCTGAGATCCTGGCGGCAGCTGTTGCCGAACTAAAGCGCTCGCGGGCCTTGGTGGTTTGTGGCAATGACGAATTGGACGAAGTCAGCCTGTGGGGCACCACCTTGGCCTGGGAAGTGCGCGGTACAGAGATTTCGCAGCATGAATGGTCAGCCGCATCGTTTGGTGTAGACGAATGTTCAGCGGCCGACCTACGTGTGGAATCGGCCGAGGAGAGTGCTCAGGTCATTCAGGAGATTTTCTCCGCAGAACCTGGGCCGCACCGCGATGTGGTGGTTGCCAACGCCGCCGCGGCATTGTTGGCCGTCGGCAGAACCGAGGATCCCATGGAAGCCGCCACAACAGCAGCAGAGGCGATTGACTCCCGCGCTGCGGAGTTGGTTTTGGCGAAACTGGTCGCCATGACCAATGCGAATTGA
- a CDS encoding alpha/beta hydrolase, which produces MNAKSTARIAVRTLVATACLVPLLISPTRGQDDIADVPSEKYQLKDSALEYHVIGGGGETSPAKGYKVLIVLPGGDGSADFLPFVKRIYQHALSDEYLVVQLVAHPWKRNQKIIWPTQKNSVPGMKLSTEEFLAAALDEVAERVKVDKRHVYALGWSSGGPAVYAAALDKKTPLTGAFVAMSVFKPRFLPPLDLAKGRDFYLWHSPDDRVCPYRMARDAEEQLRENGADVKLETYPGGHGWRGNVFGALRGGVYWLEEQTQQRPQK; this is translated from the coding sequence ATGAATGCAAAATCCACAGCCCGTATTGCCGTACGCACCTTGGTAGCAACTGCATGTCTGGTGCCGCTACTCATTAGCCCGACACGCGGCCAAGACGACATCGCCGATGTTCCCTCAGAAAAATACCAGTTGAAAGACTCTGCGCTGGAGTACCACGTGATTGGCGGCGGGGGCGAAACCTCTCCCGCGAAGGGGTATAAAGTACTCATCGTCCTGCCGGGTGGAGATGGCAGTGCTGACTTCCTGCCGTTTGTGAAAAGAATCTACCAGCACGCGTTGAGTGATGAGTATCTGGTGGTTCAGTTGGTCGCCCATCCTTGGAAGCGCAATCAAAAAATCATTTGGCCCACCCAAAAAAACAGCGTGCCCGGCATGAAACTCTCCACCGAGGAATTTCTTGCTGCTGCCCTGGATGAGGTGGCTGAGCGGGTGAAAGTCGATAAGCGGCACGTGTATGCCTTGGGATGGTCATCGGGCGGCCCTGCCGTCTATGCCGCGGCACTGGATAAGAAAACGCCGCTCACCGGCGCTTTCGTGGCGATGAGTGTTTTCAAACCTCGATTTCTCCCCCCGCTGGATCTCGCCAAAGGCCGCGACTTTTATTTGTGGCACTCGCCCGACGATCGGGTTTGCCCCTATCGCATGGCCCGCGACGCAGAAGAACAACTCCGAGAGAATGGGGCCGACGTCAAGCTGGAGACCTACCCCGGCGGCCACGGCTGGCGGGGCAATGTGTTCGGCGCTCTGCGCGGAGGGGTGTATTGGTTGGAAGAGCAAACGCAACAGCGCCCACAGAAGTGA
- a CDS encoding ATP-grasp domain-containing protein: protein MNVGWVIDAGLFDHYRDQLIADIRAQGHEVQLINDPKAGYSWDDEGCSYREVFPKNACAVVHGDIEIVSRISRERRWKPGVFANFENFACSSYYCHFGEHLLNNDYIMLPFGELRRCREFLFDTLGCDDKIFIRPDSPLKLFTGQIASTSTFDADLELMGFYDVPANAVVVVSSPKSIVAEWRFVIADQAIVASSEYIDSEKFAPKAAKDPKALELAEIIALSAYQPERVWVADICRTDQGAYRLLEIGVFNCADLYACDTAAIVKAVSEVALDTWRQQV from the coding sequence ATGAACGTCGGTTGGGTTATCGATGCAGGGCTCTTTGATCATTATCGTGACCAATTGATTGCCGATATTCGCGCACAAGGTCACGAAGTACAGCTGATTAATGATCCAAAGGCTGGTTACAGCTGGGATGACGAAGGCTGTTCGTATCGTGAGGTCTTTCCTAAAAATGCATGCGCCGTTGTCCACGGTGACATTGAAATCGTGTCACGAATTTCACGCGAACGACGTTGGAAGCCAGGGGTGTTCGCAAACTTCGAAAACTTTGCATGCTCCTCATACTATTGCCATTTTGGGGAACACCTCCTCAACAATGACTACATAATGCTGCCATTCGGTGAACTCCGGCGGTGCCGTGAATTCTTGTTCGACACACTGGGATGCGACGATAAGATTTTCATTCGTCCTGATTCCCCGTTAAAGCTGTTCACTGGCCAAATTGCCTCAACAAGTACCTTCGATGCCGACTTGGAGTTGATGGGCTTTTATGATGTTCCTGCCAATGCCGTCGTTGTCGTCAGCTCGCCAAAATCAATCGTCGCTGAGTGGCGTTTCGTCATTGCAGACCAAGCCATCGTTGCGAGTTCAGAATATATTGATTCTGAAAAGTTTGCTCCCAAAGCGGCGAAAGACCCGAAAGCCTTGGAGTTAGCAGAAATCATCGCCTTATCAGCGTATCAACCAGAGCGTGTCTGGGTGGCTGATATTTGCAGAACGGACCAAGGTGCGTATCGGTTGTTGGAAATCGGCGTGTTCAATTGCGCTGACCTGTACGCATGCGACACAGCCGCTATCGTTAAAGCAGTTTCAGAGGTTGCACTCGATACTTGGCGTCAACAAGTATGA
- a CDS encoding glycoside hydrolase family 130 protein, with translation MILPYQQRLPRVQSWVLCGLLLVLPHSLSAEELPPFDTTQVWVEMPPNRPVIDRGPAGAWDHYAVDNPFVLVEDGTYYCFFEAQDKPFNQGGHERMGLATSADGITWKKWAQNPILDIGPPGAWDHVVAKLPTVTKHKDRYYLFYSGRDGKTKQIGIATSTDLKTWTKHPENPVLQSRPGEWDTLLSTHPSPIFERDGHYYLLFRGMNQKTRQQGLNVAVSTDMVHWKRIQNEPVIPTIEETGSLAVADLGGHYLGLSQAAGRPYWQSNDLLTWKKSGAAEFTGKKVDTVSNPFVSNGKWTIVYEQQDRIYRAVLQPR, from the coding sequence ATGATACTGCCCTACCAACAGAGACTGCCCCGTGTTCAAAGCTGGGTGTTGTGCGGTTTGCTTCTCGTACTGCCGCACTCCTTGTCGGCTGAGGAACTCCCGCCGTTCGACACGACCCAAGTTTGGGTCGAGATGCCGCCCAATCGCCCCGTGATCGATCGGGGACCGGCCGGCGCCTGGGATCATTATGCGGTCGACAATCCCTTCGTATTGGTCGAAGACGGAACGTATTACTGTTTCTTCGAGGCGCAGGACAAACCGTTCAACCAAGGGGGACATGAGCGGATGGGCTTGGCAACCTCTGCCGACGGGATCACTTGGAAAAAGTGGGCGCAAAACCCAATTCTCGACATCGGTCCGCCCGGAGCGTGGGACCATGTGGTCGCCAAATTACCGACGGTCACAAAACACAAGGATCGCTATTATCTCTTTTACTCCGGCCGTGACGGAAAGACCAAACAGATTGGTATAGCGACATCAACCGACCTAAAAACATGGACGAAGCATCCCGAAAACCCCGTCTTGCAGAGCCGCCCCGGCGAATGGGATACGCTGTTGAGTACCCATCCCTCACCGATCTTTGAACGCGACGGCCACTACTACCTGTTGTTTCGCGGCATGAATCAAAAGACTCGTCAGCAAGGATTAAACGTCGCCGTCTCGACGGACATGGTGCATTGGAAACGCATACAAAATGAACCAGTGATCCCCACGATAGAGGAAACCGGTTCACTCGCGGTGGCCGATCTGGGAGGACATTACCTCGGCCTGTCCCAAGCAGCCGGCCGACCTTATTGGCAATCTAACGACCTACTGACCTGGAAGAAGTCCGGCGCTGCTGAGTTCACCGGCAAAAAAGTCGATACAGTCTCCAATCCATTCGTCAGCAATGGTAAGTGGACTATCGTCTACGAACAACAAGACCGCATCTACCGCGCGGTGCTCCAACCGCGGTAA
- a CDS encoding NADH-quinone oxidoreductase subunit D, whose protein sequence is MSIQVEDPRVIEFDVRTDEMLVNMGPQHPSTHGVLRLLLRTDGEVVHEVTPHIGYLHRCAEKIGENLSPPQWIPYTDRMDYLAGMNMNLGFALATEKLIGMEVPEKAMTLRVMIAELGRIASHLVGMGAYGLDLGSFSPFLYAFREREIILDLFEEVCGARLTYSYITVGGATHDLPASINIPPGLASLTGRDPHEHVSWMEATEMFLDWLEPRILEYHTLLTENSIFIKRTASIGELSREDAISYGCTGPVLRGSGVDHDLRRDGESIYTRMYEGYEYEIPVAPFAKAPPEAVLGDNWCRFYVRMMEVVQSIGLVRQAIAKYPTAAGEYRVPFKLNTKLPSAECYLETECPRGQMGFHLVGDGKAAPLRARAKSSCFCNLSVTADLCRGCLLADIPSIVGSLDVVMGEIDR, encoded by the coding sequence ATGAGCATTCAAGTAGAAGATCCCCGGGTCATTGAGTTTGACGTCCGTACTGACGAGATGTTGGTCAATATGGGGCCGCAACACCCCAGTACCCACGGCGTGTTGCGATTGTTATTGCGGACCGACGGTGAAGTCGTGCACGAAGTCACGCCGCACATCGGCTACCTGCATCGCTGCGCGGAGAAAATCGGCGAGAACCTGTCTCCCCCGCAATGGATTCCCTACACCGACCGGATGGACTATCTGGCCGGCATGAATATGAACCTGGGATTTGCGCTGGCGACCGAAAAACTCATCGGCATGGAAGTTCCTGAAAAAGCGATGACCCTGCGGGTGATGATTGCTGAATTGGGGCGCATCGCCAGCCACCTGGTCGGCATGGGCGCCTACGGCTTAGACCTGGGAAGTTTCAGCCCGTTTCTTTACGCGTTCCGCGAACGCGAGATCATTCTCGATTTGTTCGAAGAAGTCTGCGGTGCGCGGCTGACCTATAGCTACATCACCGTCGGCGGCGCCACGCATGACCTGCCGGCATCGATCAACATTCCGCCCGGACTGGCTTCGTTGACCGGCCGTGATCCGCACGAACATGTCTCCTGGATGGAGGCGACCGAAATGTTCCTGGATTGGTTGGAGCCGCGGATCCTCGAGTACCACACGCTGCTGACTGAAAACTCCATCTTCATCAAACGGACCGCTTCCATCGGCGAACTGTCGCGTGAAGACGCCATCAGCTACGGCTGTACCGGTCCGGTACTGCGGGGTAGTGGTGTTGATCACGATCTGCGTCGCGACGGCGAAAGCATCTACACCCGCATGTACGAAGGTTACGAGTACGAGATCCCGGTTGCCCCCTTTGCAAAGGCGCCGCCCGAAGCGGTCCTGGGCGACAACTGGTGCCGTTTTTACGTGCGGATGATGGAAGTCGTGCAATCGATCGGCCTGGTTCGCCAAGCAATCGCTAAATACCCCACAGCTGCCGGTGAGTACCGCGTGCCGTTTAAGTTGAACACCAAACTCCCCTCGGCCGAATGCTACTTGGAAACCGAATGCCCCCGCGGCCAGATGGGATTTCATCTCGTCGGCGACGGCAAAGCGGCACCACTTCGCGCACGGGCCAAAAGCTCTTGCTTCTGCAATCTGTCCGTGACCGCCGACCTCTGCCGCGGCTGCCTGCTAGCCGACATCCCATCGATTGTGGGTTCGTTGGACGTCGTGATGGGTGAGATCGACCGCTGA
- a CDS encoding NADH-quinone oxidoreductase subunit A, with product MTDLVGHFLMFTLVGVIFLLAPLLIGLLVRPNKPTDEKISVYECGEPTIGTSYIQFDLRFYVVALLFIIFDVEVAFFFPWAMIFGGSMQLADAQLDHRAELSAKLLNQPATAATHEISRQTAMDIGLLGVGDILVFFSVLLVGFAYVWKRGDLDWVRAVAQEIQEKAKQDGPPVPAPLPIEQREPAPVA from the coding sequence ATGACGGATTTGGTCGGACACTTTTTGATGTTCACGCTGGTCGGCGTGATTTTTCTTCTAGCTCCGTTGCTCATCGGCCTTTTGGTTCGCCCCAATAAGCCGACAGATGAAAAAATCTCCGTCTACGAGTGCGGCGAACCGACCATCGGCACCAGTTATATTCAGTTCGACCTACGATTTTACGTGGTCGCATTGCTGTTTATTATCTTCGACGTCGAAGTCGCCTTCTTCTTTCCTTGGGCCATGATCTTCGGCGGCTCCATGCAGTTGGCCGATGCACAACTCGATCACCGCGCCGAACTGAGCGCCAAACTGCTCAACCAACCCGCAACTGCCGCGACGCACGAAATTTCGCGGCAAACCGCCATGGACATCGGCTTGCTGGGCGTTGGAGACATTCTCGTGTTCTTCTCCGTGTTGCTCGTCGGTTTTGCCTACGTCTGGAAACGGGGCGACTTGGATTGGGTCCGGGCCGTGGCACAAGAAATCCAAGAAAAGGCCAAGCAGGACGGTCCGCCGGTTCCCGCGCCACTCCCCATCGAGCAACGTGAACCCGCTCCTGTTGCGTAG
- a CDS encoding nucleoside hydrolase — protein MPRKLIIDVDPGIGDALAVIAALCDPELDVVALTATAGCVPADVATRNLQTIVEQIDPDKRPRMGTAAESGAKPTADKSQAISEIAKLHGPSGLGDRQIEVADLHHRHESAKLMTDLVRASPNECTLLTLGPLTNIEVACERCPDFLSLLGDLVCLGGSVAVGGDANAAAEFNMFYDPTAARNVLNSPATKTIVPLDVSNQVVMTFEEFNRLGLESESAEQAFLHETLSYYLRSHHEHLGLEGIQLRELAALAFITHPRFFETQRMVIDVETRGELTRGMTVFDRRATEQWQTNIDVVMEVDARGVLDYLTDMLKSV, from the coding sequence TTGCCTCGAAAGTTGATCATAGACGTCGACCCAGGAATTGGCGATGCCCTAGCTGTCATTGCGGCTTTGTGCGACCCCGAACTTGATGTCGTCGCCCTCACCGCTACAGCGGGTTGCGTCCCGGCCGACGTTGCCACCCGCAATCTGCAAACCATTGTGGAACAAATCGACCCCGACAAGCGGCCCCGTATGGGAACCGCCGCCGAAAGCGGGGCCAAACCGACCGCCGACAAGTCACAAGCGATTAGCGAAATCGCCAAACTGCATGGCCCGTCCGGCCTGGGTGACCGCCAAATTGAAGTCGCCGACCTGCACCATCGGCATGAATCGGCCAAATTGATGACTGATCTCGTGCGGGCTAGTCCCAATGAGTGCACACTGCTGACATTAGGTCCGCTGACCAATATCGAAGTCGCCTGCGAACGTTGCCCCGACTTTTTGAGTTTGTTGGGCGACCTCGTCTGTCTCGGCGGATCAGTGGCCGTCGGTGGTGACGCGAACGCGGCTGCCGAGTTCAACATGTTCTACGACCCCACCGCTGCGCGAAACGTTCTCAACAGCCCCGCCACCAAAACCATCGTCCCGCTGGACGTCAGTAACCAAGTCGTGATGACGTTTGAGGAATTCAACCGGTTGGGCCTGGAATCGGAATCTGCGGAGCAAGCGTTTTTACACGAAACGCTCTCCTACTACCTGCGGTCGCACCATGAGCACTTGGGCTTGGAGGGGATTCAACTCCGCGAATTGGCCGCTCTAGCATTCATCACGCACCCGCGGTTTTTCGAGACGCAGCGCATGGTCATCGATGTCGAGACTCGCGGTGAATTGACCCGCGGCATGACCGTCTTCGACCGCCGCGCGACCGAGCAATGGCAGACAAACATCGACGTCGTGATGGAGGTCGATGCCCGCGGCGTGTTGGATTATTTGACCGACATGTTGAAAAGCGTCTGA
- the glgP gene encoding alpha-glucan family phosphorylase translates to MAKQKTLHEKLTELTSNLWWSWQPEVGEIFRSIDPIRWSKLAHNPVILLQEFPPEKLERRAMEMGLNTRINWAYRRWVRYMESTDAWGARHAGVLGQRPAAYFSAEFGLHESLPIYSGGLGVLSGDHLKSASDLGVPLVGVGLFYDEGYFNQYIDDNGWQQESYTELNVDDLPVRPALDPEGKPVVISVATRGGDIHARVWRVDVGRVKLFLLDADIEQNKDEDRQLTARLYGGDQRTRIRQEIMLGIGGVRALEAIGIQPGMFHMNEGHSAFAGLEVIRRRITEDELGFDEALRETAAMCVFTTHTPVPAGHDRFDADLVEEHLGPLRDELGLSHDALLGLGRVEPQNMHESFCMTVLAFKLSRQANAVSSLHGVVSRRMWANLWPWRSEEEIPIGHITNGVHVPTWLAGQMRLLYDRVLPDHWYLNSGQPEVWADFESVSPGELWETHQLLKTRLIDYSRRKLIAQAERRKESPEQIEKMRTSLDPQILTIGFARRFAPYKRSDLFMRDLDLLADLIGDEERPIQFIFAGKAHPADDNGKAIVQRIHQLSQDERFRGRVVLLENYDINLGRHLVQGVDVWLNNPRRPLEASGTSGQKVVLNGGLNCSILDGWWAEAYDGSNGFAIGTGRTHVNQEIQDQRDADSLMKVLTEEVVPLYYRRDVDDLPQEWIKRMKRAVRTLGWRFNADRMVMDYVLQTYIGASGGLSCDMDLH, encoded by the coding sequence ATGGCTAAACAAAAAACCCTCCACGAAAAATTGACCGAACTGACCAGCAATTTGTGGTGGTCCTGGCAACCCGAAGTGGGCGAAATCTTTCGCAGCATCGACCCGATCCGTTGGTCAAAACTGGCACACAATCCTGTCATCTTGTTGCAGGAGTTTCCGCCCGAAAAGCTGGAACGCCGCGCGATGGAAATGGGCCTGAACACCAGGATTAACTGGGCGTACCGGCGTTGGGTACGTTATATGGAATCAACCGATGCCTGGGGTGCACGGCACGCCGGCGTGTTGGGACAACGGCCGGCCGCCTATTTCTCGGCCGAGTTCGGCCTGCATGAATCGCTGCCGATTTATTCCGGCGGACTTGGTGTGCTTTCAGGCGATCACCTGAAAAGCGCCTCCGACTTGGGTGTGCCGCTGGTCGGCGTGGGGCTGTTCTACGACGAAGGTTATTTCAACCAATACATCGACGATAACGGCTGGCAACAGGAATCGTATACCGAACTCAACGTTGACGATCTACCGGTCCGACCGGCACTTGATCCCGAAGGAAAACCGGTGGTGATTTCCGTCGCCACCCGCGGTGGAGATATCCATGCCCGTGTCTGGCGCGTGGATGTCGGCCGCGTCAAACTGTTTTTGCTCGATGCTGACATCGAACAAAACAAAGACGAAGATCGCCAATTGACCGCCCGTTTGTACGGCGGCGACCAACGCACGCGGATTCGTCAGGAAATCATGTTGGGCATCGGCGGCGTGCGCGCTCTGGAAGCGATCGGCATTCAGCCGGGCATGTTCCACATGAACGAAGGACACTCGGCGTTCGCGGGCTTGGAAGTCATTCGTCGACGGATCACCGAAGACGAACTCGGTTTTGACGAGGCGCTGCGGGAGACGGCTGCCATGTGCGTCTTCACTACGCACACTCCGGTTCCTGCCGGCCATGATCGCTTCGACGCGGACTTGGTCGAAGAACACCTCGGCCCGTTGCGTGACGAATTGGGACTCAGCCACGATGCTCTGTTGGGCTTGGGTCGCGTCGAACCGCAAAACATGCACGAGTCGTTCTGCATGACCGTCTTGGCATTCAAACTCAGCCGGCAGGCCAACGCGGTTTCCAGTTTGCACGGCGTTGTCAGTCGGCGCATGTGGGCGAATTTGTGGCCTTGGCGGAGTGAAGAAGAAATTCCGATCGGACATATCACCAATGGCGTGCATGTGCCGACATGGCTGGCGGGACAAATGCGGTTGCTTTACGACCGCGTGTTGCCGGATCATTGGTATTTGAACTCCGGGCAACCGGAGGTCTGGGCCGATTTTGAGTCGGTTTCGCCGGGCGAATTGTGGGAAACCCACCAATTGCTGAAAACCCGCTTGATCGATTATTCGCGGCGAAAGCTGATCGCCCAAGCGGAGCGGCGCAAAGAGTCGCCGGAGCAAATCGAGAAAATGCGAACCTCGTTGGATCCACAGATCCTCACGATTGGATTCGCGCGGCGGTTCGCACCGTATAAACGATCCGATTTGTTTATGCGGGACTTGGACCTATTGGCCGATCTGATCGGCGACGAAGAGCGGCCCATTCAATTCATCTTTGCCGGCAAGGCTCACCCAGCTGACGACAACGGTAAAGCCATCGTACAGCGGATTCACCAGTTGTCCCAGGATGAGCGTTTCCGCGGGCGGGTGGTGCTGCTGGAAAACTATGACATCAATCTCGGCCGGCACTTGGTGCAAGGGGTCGACGTCTGGCTCAACAACCCGCGGCGTCCGTTGGAAGCCTCGGGAACCAGCGGCCAAAAAGTGGTCCTCAACGGCGGGTTGAACTGCTCGATCTTGGACGGTTGGTGGGCTGAGGCCTACGATGGCAGCAACGGCTTCGCCATCGGCACAGGACGTACGCACGTGAATCAAGAGATTCAGGATCAACGCGATGCCGACAGCCTGATGAAGGTACTGACCGAAGAGGTCGTGCCGCTGTATTACCGCCGCGACGTCGACGATTTGCCGCAAGAGTGGATCAAGCGCATGAAGCGCGCCGTGCGAACCTTAGGCTGGCGATTCAACGCCGACCGCATGGTGATGGACTACGTGCTGCAAACCTACATCGGCGCAAGCGGCGGTTTGTCGTGCGATATGGACCTCCATTAG
- a CDS encoding NuoI/complex I 23 kDa subunit family protein gives MREWFRNIWVAVSTVVSGMWVTMRTMRKTYGRRAFTQVYEYPEVPVPVKARYRGFHRFDLTTCIGCDKCAAACPVDCIYIDKVKSPVGKGFRIDGYTIDYTKCMFCALCVEPCPVDCIFMGSNHDLSSYGRDGCVVDYAKLPLEVAWGQTTLNPTAVAESKVLSEPVWVKGEPSPFEPAES, from the coding sequence ATGCGTGAATGGTTTCGGAATATCTGGGTGGCGGTTTCAACCGTAGTCAGCGGGATGTGGGTTACGATGCGCACCATGCGTAAAACCTACGGCCGTCGAGCCTTTACGCAAGTTTACGAATACCCCGAAGTCCCGGTTCCCGTCAAAGCGCGATACCGCGGATTTCACCGCTTCGACCTGACAACCTGCATCGGCTGCGACAAATGCGCCGCTGCTTGTCCGGTGGATTGCATTTACATTGATAAAGTCAAAAGCCCCGTCGGCAAAGGTTTTCGGATCGACGGTTATACGATCGACTACACGAAATGCATGTTTTGTGCATTGTGTGTCGAACCTTGCCCGGTCGATTGTATCTTCATGGGGTCTAACCACGACTTGAGCAGTTACGGCCGCGACGGTTGCGTTGTGGATTATGCCAAGTTGCCATTGGAAGTGGCGTGGGGACAAACTACGCTGAATCCCACGGCCGTGGCGGAATCCAAAGTGCTCTCCGAACCGGTCTGGGTCAAAGGCGAACCGAGTCCGTTTGAACCGGCGGAATCATAG
- a CDS encoding DUF2203 domain-containing protein produces the protein MEEARKTLPLVRAIVGDIVRQAKDVRERQERLKRLHHSQVKRSQESDADNPYREEVEQIEQELRRDEEKLQEYVDELLELGVEFKDFERGLVDFPHAMDGRVVYLCWHLGEEELAYWHEVDAGFSGRHSLLEDSLTSEKPLDTQDASE, from the coding sequence GTGGAAGAGGCCCGCAAGACCTTGCCGTTAGTTCGCGCGATCGTCGGTGACATCGTACGCCAGGCGAAGGATGTTCGAGAGCGCCAAGAGCGTTTGAAGCGTCTGCATCATTCGCAGGTCAAACGGTCGCAAGAGAGCGACGCCGACAATCCTTATCGTGAGGAAGTCGAGCAGATCGAACAAGAACTGCGCCGCGATGAAGAAAAGTTGCAGGAGTACGTCGACGAACTGCTGGAACTCGGCGTTGAATTCAAAGATTTTGAACGCGGTCTAGTCGATTTCCCGCACGCGATGGACGGCCGGGTGGTTTACCTGTGCTGGCATCTGGGCGAAGAGGAACTCGCGTACTGGCACGAAGTGGACGCCGGATTCTCGGGGCGTCACTCACTTCTGGAAGACTCGCTGACGAGCGAGAAGCCGCTGGATACACAGGACGCGAGTGAATGA